In Colwellia sp. PAMC 20917, a single genomic region encodes these proteins:
- a CDS encoding phosphopentomutase, whose product MSRAIILVIDGFGLGHAPDAEAFGDVNANTFANLAEKFQEIKGRPLKLPHLSKLGLVKACQQASGRTLCVEPVKPTKGAYGYAAEISTGKDTPSGHWEMAGVPVLFDWTYFTDKKNSFSAELMAQINQATGYADMLGNCHASGTDIIANLGEQHIKTGLPICYTSGDSVFQVAAHEQHFGLDNLYKYCQQVRVILDPLNIGRVIARPFIGEIPADFERTGNRRDYSVLPPATTVLEKLTQADGTVISVGKIADIFAHQGISIKTKATGLPALLDATLAHMKTAADKSIIFTNLVNFDQDFGHRRDPVGFGEALEYFDERLAEFLDQMADDDLLLLTADHGCDPTWPGNDHTREFVPVIAYHNHIDSINLGQRNSFADLGQTLASLFTLDAMDYGQSFLDELKF is encoded by the coding sequence ATGTCGAGAGCAATTATTTTGGTCATTGACGGTTTTGGCTTAGGTCATGCCCCTGATGCAGAAGCTTTTGGTGATGTTAATGCCAACACCTTTGCAAATTTAGCCGAAAAATTTCAAGAAATTAAAGGACGCCCTTTAAAGCTTCCTCATTTAAGTAAACTGGGCTTAGTTAAGGCTTGCCAACAAGCGTCAGGTCGCACACTTTGTGTTGAGCCCGTTAAGCCAACTAAAGGCGCTTATGGTTACGCTGCTGAAATAAGTACCGGTAAGGATACCCCCAGTGGCCACTGGGAAATGGCAGGAGTGCCGGTGTTATTTGATTGGACTTACTTTACTGATAAGAAAAATAGCTTCTCAGCAGAACTGATGGCACAAATAAACCAAGCCACAGGTTATGCTGATATGTTAGGAAATTGCCATGCCTCTGGTACCGATATTATCGCTAATTTAGGCGAACAACATATAAAAACAGGTTTACCTATTTGTTACACCTCAGGCGACAGTGTTTTCCAAGTTGCCGCCCATGAACAACACTTTGGCTTAGATAATCTTTATAAATATTGTCAACAAGTGCGAGTAATACTCGATCCGTTAAATATAGGACGTGTGATCGCTCGCCCTTTTATTGGTGAGATTCCTGCCGATTTTGAGCGAACAGGTAATCGCAGAGATTATTCAGTATTACCTCCAGCGACCACCGTATTAGAAAAATTAACGCAAGCCGATGGTACGGTGATAAGTGTCGGTAAAATTGCTGATATTTTTGCGCATCAGGGTATTAGTATCAAAACCAAAGCAACCGGACTACCTGCGTTATTAGATGCAACGCTCGCACATATGAAAACCGCAGCAGATAAGAGTATTATTTTTACCAATCTAGTTAATTTTGATCAAGACTTTGGTCATCGACGTGACCCTGTCGGGTTTGGCGAAGCGTTAGAATATTTCGATGAGCGTTTAGCGGAGTTTTTAGATCAAATGGCTGATGATGACTTACTGCTATTAACCGCTGATCACGGTTGTGATCCTACTTGGCCAGGCAATGATCATACGCGTGAATTCGTGCCAGTTATCGCTTATCACAATCATATCGATTCGATAAACTTAGGCCAGCGCAATAGTTTTGCCGATTTGGGACAAACTTTAGCCAGTTTATTTACCTTAGACGCAATGGATTATGGTCAGTCTTTTTTAGACGAACTAAAGTTTTAA